From the genome of Spirosomataceae bacterium TFI 002, one region includes:
- a CDS encoding hexosaminidase has protein sequence MRLLTYLFLALILSTTIQAQEKTSLIPKVMTMETQEGFFTINSDTKVISNTDALPIANLLTENFGLDQTFDPNIENLISFQNAPFFENEAYSISITEERVIIKAGSGAGHFYAFQTLLQLITADQKLPLSYIEDKPRLAYRGLMLDVSRHFMPKEFVKKLIDVMAFYKLNTLHWHLTDDQGWRIEIKQYPKLTEVGSVRSESMIGHYSDEKYDGKPYGGFYTQDDIKEIVAYAETKFVTIIPEIEMPGHAVAALSSYPELGCSGGPYKVRSEWGVATDVFCPYEETFTFLENVLSEVMALFPSKYIHIGGDECPKDSWKASEFCQNLIKEKDLGDEHGLQSYFITRIDEFVSSKGKKIIGWDEILEGGLSPNATVMSWRGVAGGIEAAKQGHDVIMTPNSHLYLDYYQGNPDSEPLAIGGFLPLDKTYSFDPIPSELTEEEGKFIVGVQGNLWTEYVTTTEQAEYMYFPRALAVAEVGWTTDRTKNYSNFAERVQSQFKNLKKFNINYSQSMYSITMDLLSGEKGKVKVALNSPIPSAEIRFNTDGTAPTLTSPVYTNKGIEISKNAEIKARLFQDDEPLGHVFSQSIIINKITGSDYKSEFKPTKYKGGSSNALTNGIKGSVNRLEEWVGINGENLNVVFELDGKTKFSKISLSFLHAPSSWIMLPKSVTISGSKDGINYQKLGEFSIDQELNPESRLENVSLKIKGKKLKKLKIEATNFGPLPANHPGKGSPSWLFVDEIEVE, from the coding sequence CTTTGGACTTGATCAGACTTTTGACCCCAATATTGAAAATTTAATTTCTTTTCAAAATGCACCATTTTTCGAAAATGAAGCGTATTCCATTTCCATCACAGAAGAACGCGTCATTATCAAGGCTGGCAGTGGTGCTGGACATTTCTACGCTTTTCAAACTCTTTTGCAGCTTATCACCGCTGACCAAAAACTCCCTCTATCATATATTGAAGATAAGCCAAGACTTGCCTACAGAGGACTTATGCTTGACGTGAGTAGGCACTTCATGCCAAAAGAGTTTGTAAAAAAGCTAATTGATGTAATGGCTTTTTATAAACTGAACACACTTCACTGGCACTTAACCGACGATCAAGGTTGGAGAATTGAAATAAAACAATATCCTAAACTTACTGAAGTGGGATCGGTAAGAAGTGAAAGTATGATTGGCCATTATAGTGACGAAAAGTATGATGGTAAACCATATGGTGGATTTTATACGCAAGACGATATAAAAGAAATTGTGGCTTATGCCGAAACAAAGTTTGTAACCATTATTCCCGAAATTGAAATGCCAGGCCATGCGGTTGCAGCATTGAGTAGTTATCCCGAACTTGGTTGTAGTGGCGGCCCATATAAAGTGAGATCAGAATGGGGAGTGGCCACAGATGTTTTCTGTCCTTATGAAGAAACTTTTACTTTTTTGGAGAATGTGCTTTCAGAGGTAATGGCCCTTTTCCCTTCCAAATACATTCATATTGGTGGTGATGAATGTCCTAAAGATTCATGGAAAGCTTCCGAGTTTTGCCAAAACCTTATCAAAGAAAAAGACCTTGGAGATGAGCACGGCCTTCAAAGTTACTTTATCACAAGAATAGATGAGTTTGTATCTAGCAAAGGCAAAAAGATCATTGGTTGGGACGAAATATTGGAAGGTGGACTTTCACCAAACGCCACAGTTATGAGCTGGCGAGGTGTAGCTGGTGGAATAGAAGCCGCAAAACAAGGCCATGACGTTATCATGACTCCTAACTCTCACCTTTACTTGGACTATTACCAAGGAAATCCCGATAGCGAACCGCTGGCAATTGGTGGCTTTTTGCCTTTGGATAAAACCTATTCATTTGACCCAATTCCTTCAGAGTTAACAGAAGAAGAAGGTAAATTTATAGTGGGAGTGCAAGGGAACCTTTGGACGGAGTACGTTACTACAACTGAGCAAGCTGAGTACATGTATTTCCCTAGAGCACTTGCCGTAGCAGAGGTTGGCTGGACTACCGATAGGACTAAAAACTATAGCAACTTTGCCGAGCGAGTTCAAAGCCAATTCAAAAACCTTAAAAAGTTCAATATCAATTACTCTCAATCCATGTATTCTATTACCATGGATCTATTATCAGGCGAAAAAGGGAAAGTAAAGGTTGCATTGAATAGTCCAATTCCTTCTGCAGAAATCAGGTTTAACACTGATGGAACAGCACCTACCTTAACAAGCCCAGTTTATACCAACAAGGGGATTGAAATAAGTAAAAATGCAGAAATCAAAGCAAGGCTATTCCAAGATGATGAACCCTTGGGACATGTTTTCTCTCAAAGTATTATTATCAATAAAATAACTGGCAGCGATTACAAGAGCGAATTTAAGCCGACCAAATATAAAGGTGGCAGTTCAAATGCTCTCACAAATGGTATAAAAGGAAGCGTAAACCGCCTTGAAGAATGGGTAGGAATTAATGGAGAAAACCTAAACGTGGTTTTTGAATTAGACGGCAAGACCAAGTTTAGCAAAATCAGTCTCAGTTTTTTACATGCACCTTCTAGTTGGATTATGTTGCCAAAATCCGTAACCATTTCTGGGTCGAAAGATGGTATTAACTACCAAAAACTTGGCGAATTTAGTATTGATCAAGAGTTAAACCCAGAAAGTAGGTTAGAAAATGTTTCTCTAAAAATTAAAGGAAAAAAACTTAAAAAGCTTAAAATAGAAGCAACTAATTTTGGCCCATTACCAGCTAATCACCCAGGCAAAGGAAGCCCTTCATGGTTGTTTGTGGACGAGATTGAGGTGGAGTGA
- a CDS encoding isoquinoline 1-oxidoreductase, alpha subunit, whose protein sequence is MAKYTLTVNDKKYKIEAEPDMPLLWAIRDLVGLKGTKYGCGIAQCGACTVHMDGNPIRSCQMQVGFLPKKSKITTIEGIGTPEMLSAVQEAWIEEQVPQCGYCQSGQIMSAVGLLANTPKPTDEEIDSYMSGNLCRCGTYDRIKKAIHRAAGQEITDSLGNK, encoded by the coding sequence ATGGCAAAATATACCTTAACCGTAAACGACAAAAAATACAAAATAGAAGCAGAACCTGATATGCCCTTACTTTGGGCGATTAGAGATTTGGTTGGCCTAAAAGGAACCAAATATGGTTGCGGAATTGCTCAATGCGGTGCTTGCACAGTTCATATGGATGGCAACCCAATTCGTTCTTGTCAGATGCAAGTTGGCTTTTTGCCCAAAAAATCAAAAATAACAACCATTGAAGGAATAGGTACTCCTGAAATGCTTTCTGCAGTACAAGAAGCATGGATAGAAGAGCAAGTACCTCAATGTGGCTACTGCCAAAGCGGACAAATTATGTCGGCAGTTGGGCTTTTAGCTAATACTCCGAAACCAACAGATGAGGAAATTGACTCATATATGAGCGGAAATCTGTGCCGATGTGGTACTTATGACCGAATCAAAAAAGCAATTCATAGAGCAGCAGGTCAAGAAATTACAGATTCACTAGGAAACAAATAA
- a CDS encoding Fic/DOC family protein, whose protein sequence is MSHMELSVLTGIDQALLSKYENDKRLPSKNHIKKLGLALGDSTELRKAYLAEKVYDLVKYENNIHEILQVAEARVEYLTSSSALILDPISDLVKSKLTELDLLHEQWANAKPLNQTQLLKMQEYFNVAYTYDSNKIEGNTLTLQETHLVVNEGITIGGKSMREHLEAINHQDAIDFIREMAMGKEDINPRNVLDMHQLILKSIDTPNAGIYRKINVRISGSEHTPPEHFLLGQLMEDFHIHYERQKRVLHPVLLAAEMHERLVSIHPFVDGNGRTARLLMNYILLKNGFTIAILKGDPQSRMDYYKSLEAVQVNNNPEPFYLLIIEKVKESLIEHLNMV, encoded by the coding sequence ATGAGTCACATGGAATTATCTGTGCTTACTGGGATAGATCAAGCTTTGCTTTCTAAGTACGAAAACGATAAGCGTCTCCCTTCTAAAAACCATATCAAAAAACTTGGACTTGCATTAGGGGATAGTACTGAGTTAAGAAAAGCGTACTTGGCAGAGAAGGTTTATGATCTAGTAAAGTACGAAAACAATATTCACGAAATATTACAGGTTGCAGAAGCTAGAGTAGAATACCTAACCTCTAGCTCAGCTTTGATATTGGACCCAATCAGTGATCTGGTTAAAAGTAAACTAACCGAACTTGATTTGTTGCATGAGCAATGGGCAAATGCAAAGCCATTGAATCAAACACAGCTACTTAAAATGCAGGAGTATTTTAACGTCGCTTATACCTACGATAGCAATAAAATTGAAGGAAATACCCTCACACTTCAAGAAACACACTTGGTAGTAAACGAAGGTATCACAATAGGCGGTAAAAGCATGAGGGAGCACTTAGAGGCTATTAACCATCAAGATGCAATTGATTTTATAAGGGAAATGGCAATGGGCAAAGAGGATATCAATCCACGAAATGTGCTTGACATGCATCAGCTTATCTTGAAAAGCATAGACACGCCAAATGCGGGAATCTATCGTAAAATTAATGTAAGAATAAGTGGTAGTGAACATACACCCCCTGAGCACTTTTTGCTTGGACAACTTATGGAAGATTTCCATATACACTACGAAAGGCAGAAACGAGTGCTTCACCCAGTGCTTTTAGCTGCAGAAATGCATGAAAGACTAGTGAGTATTCATCCATTTGTAGATGGAAATGGTCGTACCGCAAGGTTACTGATGAATTATATCTTACTAAAGAATGGATTTACAATAGCGATTCTTAAAGGAGATCCACAGTCTAGAATGGACTACTATAAATCTCTTGAAGCAGTTCAGGTTAACAATAACCCAGAACCATTTTATCTTTTGATCATTGAAAAGGTTAAAGAATCATTGATTGAGCACTTAAACATGGTTTAA
- a CDS encoding isoquinoline 1-oxidoreductase, beta subunit, with protein MKKQIQRRDFLKLSGTGSLGLILGINTIANASPVTKINPAVLELEINPFIVIDTLGNITLVNSRPDMGQGSTQAVPSLLAEELEVDLAKVNIVQSDGRSKYGSQQSGGSSTVRGLWIPLRQAGAAAREMLIATAAKKWGVSISSCYAKDGRIHLKGSDKSLGYGELSEDASKLPVPKNPTLKNKADFNYLGKYHKRLDVPSRVTGTAVFGIDVVVPNMLYAVMVHSPGIHSKLIDFDPTAAKAITGVKTIFKSERKMPHTASDTIAVVADNYWSALKASRLIKANWSTDQNVENSDTYFTNMYEAAKGEGVNAEEKGDFNAFYKFSDKKLEAIYETPFLSHAAIEPVNATVYVKEDGSVEVWAPIQGPDGALKQVSDYLKIDQSKVQINATLLGGSFGRKAYMDFLMEACAIAKEVQAPVKLIWPREDDVAQGPYRPAMLSSMKGVVGGKTGISGFHHHAIGESIAGQVFGWQPPYEADGWLAGELSEENHKYDIGVNKLTYSRVKTNIPVVWWRSVYASNFSWGQECFLDELIHEAGKDTWQVRMDLLEKSKRDQIVLERLKKEANLDDKLPENEAKGIAMFRSFESMSAACVHLEKTDSGIKVKKVTSIIDCGMYVNPDHVKAQTEGNIVMGISAAVKGGITFSGGKCDQQNYDSYQFMRISEMPEVSIHIIENDEAPGGVGEPGLPPIAPALGNAIFNLIGKRVRKLPIDMGGLV; from the coding sequence ATGAAAAAGCAAATTCAAAGAAGAGATTTTTTAAAACTATCGGGAACAGGTAGTCTTGGCTTAATCCTAGGAATCAATACCATTGCCAATGCTTCCCCGGTGACCAAGATAAATCCAGCAGTATTAGAACTAGAGATAAATCCATTTATTGTTATTGATACGCTTGGGAATATTACTCTTGTCAATAGCCGACCAGATATGGGTCAAGGCTCTACCCAAGCTGTTCCTTCGCTACTTGCAGAGGAGCTTGAAGTGGACCTTGCCAAGGTAAACATTGTACAAAGTGATGGACGATCTAAGTATGGTAGCCAACAAAGTGGTGGAAGTAGTACAGTAAGAGGACTTTGGATTCCACTCCGACAAGCTGGTGCTGCCGCAAGAGAAATGTTGATAGCAACTGCTGCGAAAAAATGGGGTGTTTCTATTTCCTCTTGCTACGCAAAAGACGGTAGAATTCACTTAAAAGGATCGGACAAAAGCTTGGGATACGGTGAGCTGAGCGAAGATGCTTCAAAACTACCCGTTCCAAAAAATCCAACGCTTAAAAATAAAGCAGATTTCAATTATTTAGGAAAATATCACAAAAGGTTAGATGTGCCTTCACGTGTTACCGGAACAGCAGTTTTTGGAATAGATGTAGTTGTGCCAAATATGCTATATGCAGTGATGGTACATTCTCCCGGCATACATTCAAAGCTCATTGACTTTGACCCTACAGCTGCTAAGGCTATAACTGGTGTAAAGACCATTTTCAAATCTGAAAGAAAGATGCCTCACACTGCCTCAGATACCATTGCAGTTGTTGCAGACAATTATTGGTCAGCTTTGAAAGCAAGTCGATTGATCAAAGCAAATTGGAGTACGGATCAAAACGTTGAAAACTCAGATACCTACTTCACCAATATGTACGAAGCAGCAAAAGGTGAGGGAGTAAATGCCGAAGAGAAAGGGGACTTCAATGCATTTTATAAATTTAGTGACAAGAAACTGGAAGCTATTTATGAAACTCCATTTTTGTCGCATGCTGCTATTGAGCCAGTCAATGCTACTGTATATGTAAAAGAAGATGGCTCTGTAGAAGTATGGGCTCCTATACAAGGACCTGACGGTGCACTTAAACAAGTATCTGATTATCTCAAAATAGATCAAAGCAAAGTACAAATCAACGCTACTTTACTGGGCGGGTCGTTTGGACGAAAGGCATACATGGACTTTTTGATGGAGGCATGTGCTATCGCCAAAGAAGTACAAGCTCCCGTAAAGCTAATTTGGCCAAGAGAAGATGACGTTGCTCAAGGGCCTTACAGACCAGCAATGCTCAGCTCCATGAAAGGAGTTGTAGGAGGAAAAACTGGCATTTCAGGTTTTCATCACCATGCCATTGGTGAATCTATTGCAGGGCAAGTTTTTGGCTGGCAACCCCCATATGAAGCAGACGGCTGGTTGGCTGGAGAACTTAGCGAAGAAAACCATAAATACGATATTGGTGTAAATAAACTTACTTATTCAAGGGTTAAAACTAACATACCTGTTGTGTGGTGGAGATCGGTTTATGCATCTAATTTCTCTTGGGGACAAGAGTGTTTCTTGGATGAGCTTATTCATGAAGCAGGCAAAGACACTTGGCAAGTGAGAATGGATCTTTTGGAAAAATCAAAAAGAGACCAAATTGTTCTTGAAAGACTAAAAAAAGAAGCAAATCTTGACGATAAACTTCCAGAGAATGAAGCAAAAGGAATTGCAATGTTCCGCTCATTCGAATCCATGAGTGCTGCATGTGTGCATTTGGAGAAAACGGATTCGGGAATCAAGGTCAAAAAAGTAACTTCCATTATTGACTGCGGTATGTACGTAAACCCAGACCACGTTAAAGCTCAAACAGAGGGTAATATCGTGATGGGAATATCTGCTGCGGTTAAAGGAGGAATCACATTCTCAGGTGGCAAGTGCGACCAACAGAACTACGATTCCTACCAGTTTATGAGAATAAGCGAAATGCCCGAAGTAAGCATTCACATCATTGAAAACGACGAAGCTCCAGGTGGCGTAGGTGAGCCAGGCTTACCTCCTATCGCACCTGCATTGGGTAATGCTATTTTTAATTTGATTGGCAAGAGAGTTAGGAAATTGCCTATTGATATGGGGGGATTGGTATAA